A single genomic interval of Psychroserpens sp. NJDZ02 harbors:
- the rplU gene encoding 50S ribosomal protein L21 — MYAIVEIAGHQFKVEKDQKVFVNRLATEEGEAVSFDNVLLIADGSNITVGAPAIGGAQVSAKVLKHLQGDKVIVFKKKRRKGYRKKNGHRQALTEIIIENIVASGAKPAAKAEKAAPKKESKKVEAKAAPKKAAKATGKADDLKKVEGIGPKIAETLVEAGIATFAELAKTDAAKISEIIAGVRGNHVTDTWPAQAQLAADGKWDELKKWQDELDGGKA, encoded by the coding sequence ATGTACGCAATTGTAGAGATAGCAGGGCATCAATTTAAAGTTGAAAAAGACCAAAAAGTTTTTGTTAACCGTTTAGCAACAGAAGAAGGAGAAGCAGTGTCTTTTGACAATGTCCTTTTAATTGCAGATGGTTCTAACATAACTGTAGGCGCCCCAGCTATAGGCGGAGCACAAGTAAGTGCAAAAGTCTTAAAGCACCTTCAAGGTGATAAAGTTATTGTTTTCAAGAAGAAAAGAAGAAAAGGTTACCGTAAGAAAAACGGACACAGACAAGCCTTAACTGAAATTATTATTGAAAATATAGTAGCTTCAGGAGCTAAGCCAGCAGCGAAAGCTGAGAAAGCTGCTCCGAAAAAAGAAAGTAAAAAAGTAGAAGCTAAAGCTGCACCTAAGAAGGCTGCTAAAGCAACTGGAAAAGCTGACGACTTGAAAAAAGTTGAAGGTATTGGACCAAAAATCGCTGAAACATTAGTGGAAGCAGGAATCGCTACTTTTGCTGAATTAGCTAAAACTGATGCAGCTAAAATTTCTGAAATCATCGCAGGTGTACGTGGTAATCACGTAACTGACACATGGCCAGCACAAGCTCAATTAGCAGCTGATGGTAAGTGGGATGAGTTGAAAAAATGGCAAGACGAATTAGATGGTGGTAAAGCGTAA
- a CDS encoding DUF4199 domain-containing protein, protein MKNVTLPIRFGIVISAFLIAYFLFLALFNLHTNAIFSLGNGLITAFGIYEVIKYYKLKVGRQFTYGNGFKQGVIAGFVATFIFTAFFLLYATEVNPLFLAQLLEVFEGQYNVGAGMVSFVVAIMGFSTTVVLTLTFMQLFKDSRNTPNAEGKRDGEIILKKVA, encoded by the coding sequence ATGAAAAATGTTACACTTCCAATACGTTTTGGAATAGTTATAAGTGCTTTTTTGATAGCTTACTTTTTATTTTTAGCATTGTTTAATCTCCACACCAACGCTATTTTTAGTTTAGGTAATGGGTTGATTACTGCTTTTGGTATTTATGAAGTTATTAAATATTACAAATTAAAAGTTGGTAGGCAATTTACATACGGTAATGGTTTTAAGCAGGGGGTAATTGCTGGATTTGTTGCGACTTTTATTTTTACCGCTTTTTTTCTGTTGTACGCCACCGAAGTTAATCCTTTGTTTTTAGCACAGTTATTAGAGGTTTTTGAAGGACAATATAATGTAGGTGCAGGAATGGTTAGTTTTGTAGTTGCAATAATGGGCTTTAGCACAACGGTTGTGCTGACTTTAACGTTTATGCAATTGTTTAAAGATAGCCGAAACACGCCCAATGCTGAAGGAAAAAGAGATGGAGAAATTATCTTAAAGAAGGTGGCTTAA
- a CDS encoding M16 family metallopeptidase, which produces MKKSLFSLAALLLAGFSATAQEVKYEEFDLDNGLHVILHQDNSAPVVTVGVMYDVGGKDLGGTPETGLRTGFAHFFEHLLFEGTQNIDRGEWFKIVASNGGSNNANTSLDRTYYYEVFPSNNLELGLWMESERMLHPVIDQIGVDTQNEVVKEEKRLRYDNSPYGQFLFAVSDNLFSKHPYKNKNIGEMSDLDDSTLEEFQAYFKKWYRPNNAALVIAGDIDVTEAKRLAKLYFKDIPSGEVPVRNFPKEDPITEAKDAKFYDPNIQIPAIITGYRTPGFAEHDSYILNMISTYLSDGKSSKLYKKLVDDKKMALQAGAFIIPQQDYGIYAIYGLPLGETSLETLLAEMDEEVVKLQTELISEKDFEKLQNKFENQFVNSNSSVEGIAVSLATNYMLYKDIDLINSEINIYRTATREDIQAVAKKYLNPNQRVVLEYLPKQDEN; this is translated from the coding sequence ATGAAAAAAAGTTTATTCTCATTAGCTGCTTTGCTTTTAGCCGGTTTTTCCGCTACCGCACAAGAAGTTAAATACGAAGAGTTTGATTTAGATAACGGTTTACACGTTATCTTACATCAAGACAATTCCGCACCAGTAGTAACTGTAGGCGTAATGTATGACGTTGGAGGTAAAGATTTAGGAGGTACTCCTGAGACAGGACTAAGAACCGGATTTGCTCACTTTTTCGAGCACCTTTTATTTGAAGGCACACAAAATATTGATCGCGGTGAGTGGTTTAAAATAGTAGCCTCTAACGGAGGAAGTAATAATGCGAACACCTCTTTAGACCGTACTTATTATTACGAAGTGTTTCCATCAAACAATTTAGAATTAGGATTATGGATGGAATCAGAACGTATGCTGCATCCTGTTATCGATCAAATTGGGGTCGACACACAAAACGAAGTTGTTAAAGAAGAAAAAAGATTGCGTTATGATAACTCACCTTACGGACAATTTTTATTTGCTGTAAGCGATAATTTATTTTCAAAGCACCCTTACAAAAATAAAAATATTGGTGAGATGTCTGACTTAGACGACTCTACTTTAGAAGAATTTCAAGCCTATTTCAAAAAATGGTACAGACCTAATAATGCTGCTTTAGTTATTGCTGGAGACATTGATGTAACAGAAGCTAAACGACTAGCTAAACTTTATTTTAAAGACATTCCAAGTGGAGAAGTACCGGTTAGAAACTTCCCTAAAGAAGACCCTATTACCGAAGCTAAAGATGCTAAATTTTACGATCCAAACATACAGATACCTGCGATTATAACAGGATACAGAACTCCTGGTTTTGCAGAGCATGACTCATATATTCTAAATATGATCTCGACATATTTAAGTGATGGTAAATCGTCTAAACTATACAAAAAACTAGTAGATGACAAAAAAATGGCATTGCAAGCAGGTGCTTTTATCATACCACAACAAGATTATGGTATTTATGCGATTTATGGATTACCATTAGGTGAAACCTCTTTAGAAACTTTACTTGCAGAAATGGACGAAGAAGTTGTAAAGCTTCAAACAGAATTAATTTCTGAAAAAGATTTCGAGAAACTTCAAAACAAATTTGAAAATCAATTTGTAAATTCAAATTCAAGTGTTGAAGGTATCGCTGTATCATTAGCGACAAACTATATGTTATACAAGGATATTGATTTAATAAATTCTGAAATTAATATTTACAGAACAGCAACAAGAGAAGACATTCAAGCAGTTGCTAAAAAGTATTTAAACCCAAATCAACGTGTTGTTTTAGAGTACTTACCTAAACAAGACGAAAACTAA
- a CDS encoding M16 family metallopeptidase — MKTKITALIAVLFISISASAQIDRSKQPKPGPAPAITLEIPGEFELKNGLKVLIVENHKLPRVSYSLTIDNQPITEGDKAGTSAMLGAMLGNGTTSITKDVFNEEIDFLGARLGFSSDGAYASGLSKYSDRILELMADAAINPLFSAEEFEKEKARVLEGLKNDKKSVDAVASRVGGALSYGSKHPYGEFITEETINNITLDNVRAFYQKYFNPNNAYLVIIGDVDFKTVEKQVKKNFKKWDEGIDFTTNLVTPNPNVASTQIDFVDMPNAVQSNVTLTNNVKLEMNNPDYHAVLIANKILGGGFSSYLNMNLREANGWTYGARSGIGTSRYGASRFTASTAVRNMVTDSTVIETLKEINRIKNEPVTAEALTNAKAKYVGDFVLALESPQTIARYALNIKLNKLPGDFYKTYLAKINAVTAADVQRVANKYFKPENARIIIIGKGSEVISGLEKTGIPIKYYDKFANPVAKPEFSKPIPDGVTAKSVLDSYITAIGGVNNINNVNTVKMDGDFVVQGAPALTVEIKKTKDNKESMEVAMQGMVMMKSKWNGTTGYGEQGGQKTTLSDTEITDKKSDLGMFPETKYDITNVTLESIVDIDGADSYKVKVMTGDDSSYRYYDVATNLLVQEESTSEAQGQKITTTVKYDNYSEVNGVKFPYAQTIIAGPQTMSMNIKIVKVNEGVTDADFN, encoded by the coding sequence ATGAAAACAAAAATAACAGCCTTAATAGCGGTATTGTTTATATCAATTTCGGCATCAGCCCAAATTGACAGATCTAAACAACCAAAACCAGGTCCAGCTCCAGCAATTACACTGGAAATACCTGGAGAATTTGAATTAAAAAATGGACTTAAAGTCCTAATCGTAGAAAACCATAAATTACCAAGAGTATCTTACTCTTTAACCATAGACAACCAACCTATTACAGAAGGTGACAAAGCAGGAACATCTGCAATGTTAGGCGCTATGTTAGGTAACGGAACAACGTCTATAACTAAAGATGTATTTAACGAAGAAATCGACTTTCTAGGTGCTAGACTTGGTTTTAGTTCTGACGGCGCTTACGCTAGTGGCTTATCAAAATATTCAGACCGTATTTTAGAGCTAATGGCAGATGCTGCTATTAACCCTTTATTTTCAGCTGAAGAATTTGAAAAAGAAAAAGCTCGTGTTTTAGAAGGACTAAAAAACGACAAAAAAAGTGTTGATGCGGTAGCAAGTCGCGTTGGAGGTGCCTTATCTTATGGATCAAAACACCCATATGGAGAGTTTATTACAGAAGAAACAATAAACAATATTACATTAGATAATGTCCGTGCTTTTTACCAAAAATACTTTAATCCTAATAATGCTTATTTAGTAATTATTGGTGATGTAGATTTTAAAACGGTTGAAAAGCAAGTAAAAAAGAATTTCAAAAAATGGGACGAAGGGATTGACTTTACGACAAACTTAGTAACGCCTAACCCTAATGTTGCAAGTACACAAATTGACTTTGTGGACATGCCAAATGCGGTACAATCAAACGTTACTTTAACTAACAATGTTAAGTTAGAAATGAACAACCCTGACTACCACGCTGTATTAATTGCAAACAAAATTTTAGGTGGTGGATTTAGTAGTTATTTAAACATGAATTTACGTGAAGCTAACGGTTGGACTTATGGTGCACGCTCAGGCATAGGAACATCACGTTATGGCGCCTCTAGATTTACTGCTAGTACAGCTGTTAGAAACATGGTTACAGACAGTACTGTTATAGAAACTTTAAAAGAAATTAACAGAATTAAAAACGAACCTGTAACTGCAGAAGCATTAACAAATGCAAAAGCTAAATATGTTGGTGATTTTGTTTTAGCCCTAGAAAGCCCTCAAACAATTGCTAGATATGCTTTAAACATCAAGTTAAACAAACTACCAGGTGATTTTTACAAAACGTATTTAGCTAAAATAAATGCAGTAACAGCAGCGGACGTGCAACGCGTTGCTAACAAATATTTCAAACCAGAAAACGCGAGAATAATCATTATTGGAAAAGGTAGTGAAGTAATCTCTGGATTAGAAAAAACAGGAATTCCTATCAAGTATTACGACAAGTTTGCTAATCCGGTTGCTAAGCCAGAATTTTCAAAACCTATCCCTGATGGTGTCACTGCTAAATCTGTTTTAGATAGCTATATCACTGCAATTGGAGGTGTTAACAACATCAACAATGTAAATACTGTAAAAATGGATGGTGATTTTGTTGTCCAAGGCGCTCCAGCATTAACTGTAGAAATAAAGAAAACTAAAGATAATAAAGAGTCCATGGAAGTTGCTATGCAAGGTATGGTAATGATGAAGTCTAAATGGAATGGAACTACTGGATATGGAGAACAAGGCGGTCAAAAAACCACATTATCAGATACTGAAATAACTGATAAAAAGTCTGACCTTGGTATGTTCCCAGAAACTAAATACGACATCACTAATGTAACCTTAGAAAGCATTGTAGATATTGATGGTGCAGACAGCTACAAAGTAAAAGTAATGACAGGAGACGATAGCTCTTACCGTTATTATGATGTTGCAACAAACTTATTAGTACAAGAAGAAAGCACCTCTGAAGCTCAAGGTCAAAAAATAACAACAACAGTTAAATATGACAACTATTCTGAAGTAAACGGTGTTAAATTCCCTTACGCTCAAACAATCATAGCTGGGCCACAAACCATGTCTATGAATATTAAAATCGTAAAAGTAAACGAAGGAGTTACAGATGCAGATTTTAATTAA
- a CDS encoding DMT family transporter: protein MRSNNTKKWVYLVVLSLIWGTSFILIKKALLGLSAYQLGALRTVMTGLFLFAVGYNKITSIKKAHWKWIAISGVFGSFIPAFFFAIAETEIDSAVVSVLNSLVPLNTVLLGAAIFKIASSTRQVIGVIIGFVGTSILILEGADLNPDQNYLYAGFVIASTLMYAINVNIIKRYLQDVKPLAIAVGNYVVIFIPAVLVLIFTDFFNIDNFDNPVFSKAIGYVVILAFFGTALAKVLFNTLVQLSTPVFASSVTYVMPIVALTWGLLDGESFSLAQGFGTFIILVGVYLANRKTKKIRSN, encoded by the coding sequence ATGCGGAGTAACAATACTAAAAAATGGGTGTATTTAGTGGTTTTGTCCTTGATATGGGGGACGTCTTTTATTTTAATTAAAAAGGCTTTGTTAGGGTTAAGTGCTTATCAATTAGGTGCTTTACGTACAGTGATGACTGGTTTGTTTTTATTTGCTGTTGGTTATAATAAGATAACAAGTATAAAGAAAGCGCATTGGAAATGGATCGCCATATCTGGTGTTTTTGGATCGTTTATTCCTGCTTTTTTCTTTGCAATTGCAGAAACAGAAATAGATAGTGCTGTTGTATCTGTCTTGAACAGTTTGGTACCTTTGAATACGGTCTTACTTGGTGCCGCGATTTTTAAAATTGCTAGTAGTACAAGGCAAGTTATCGGAGTAATTATTGGGTTTGTAGGGACATCAATTTTAATTTTGGAAGGAGCAGATTTAAACCCTGATCAAAATTATTTATATGCAGGTTTTGTAATTGCTTCTACTTTAATGTATGCGATTAATGTCAACATTATTAAGCGCTATTTACAAGACGTCAAACCATTAGCTATTGCAGTGGGTAATTATGTAGTTATTTTTATTCCTGCAGTATTGGTTTTAATTTTTACTGATTTTTTTAATATTGATAATTTTGATAATCCTGTTTTTAGTAAAGCGATAGGGTATGTTGTTATTCTTGCTTTTTTCGGGACAGCTTTGGCTAAAGTGTTATTTAATACGTTAGTACAGCTATCGACACCTGTTTTTGCATCTTCTGTAACTTATGTTATGCCAATTGTTGCTTTAACGTGGGGTTTATTGGATGGCGAAAGTTTTAGTTTGGCACAGGGTTTTGGTACGTTTATTATCTTAGTTGGGGTGTATTTAGCAAATAGGAAGACAAAAAAAATCCGAAGCAATTAA
- a CDS encoding heavy-metal-associated domain-containing protein: MKSFKHILALALVSVFALSCKNDATPEVKTAPAATSKTEVVAKKTINPNAKLAKAEFKIEGMTCAMGCAKTIEKKMAKMEGVKSATVDFERELAMVEYDEAIVTPASLETTVTNVADTYKVKDMHTVDAFTPAK, encoded by the coding sequence ATGAAATCATTTAAACACATACTAGCACTAGCTTTAGTAAGCGTTTTTGCCCTTAGTTGTAAAAACGATGCTACACCAGAAGTTAAAACTGCTCCAGCAGCAACTAGCAAAACAGAAGTAGTCGCAAAAAAAACCATTAACCCTAATGCTAAATTGGCTAAAGCCGAATTTAAAATTGAAGGGATGACCTGCGCCATGGGTTGTGCAAAAACTATCGAGAAGAAAATGGCTAAAATGGAAGGCGTAAAATCTGCAACTGTAGACTTTGAACGCGAATTAGCTATGGTAGAATATGACGAAGCTATAGTCACACCTGCCTCTTTAGAAACTACAGTAACAAACGTAGCCGACACTTACAAAGTAAAAGATATGCATACTGTAGACGCTTTTACACCTGCAAAATAA
- a CDS encoding tyrosine-type recombinase/integrase, whose amino-acid sequence MSKLPEITLSRIYFKKTHQIKISFKYNDQLKTILNAIPKAYWSQTLNSWYIKNNPENLKLLFSEFEDLTAINAKDVFDTSMPLHQYPDKRIRKISKDNRLILNNFYKYLKGKRYSVSTINTYTQLIADFIEYHNEKDTEALTNRDVELFIETIYIKRNYSISTQRQFISALKLFIVFYPRIQINEITLARPKKSKKLPVILSYQEMILLLQNTKNIKHRIILAILYSGGLRISELINLKIEHLHIQRHQILIKDAKGRKDRFVSIAKSILPLLENYLVTYKPKLYLIEGPKRGKYTASSVRKFLHKSSKLAKINYIVTPHTLRHSYATHLLEQGVGLRHIQELLGHSRPETTMIYTHVARKDLLDIKSPLDNAVELLRKNQNQEQKFHISRNN is encoded by the coding sequence ATGTCCAAGCTTCCAGAGATAACACTATCGCGTATCTACTTCAAAAAAACGCATCAAATAAAAATAAGTTTTAAATACAACGATCAATTAAAAACTATTTTAAACGCTATACCCAAAGCCTACTGGAGTCAAACATTAAACAGCTGGTACATTAAAAATAATCCAGAAAACTTAAAATTATTGTTTTCAGAATTTGAAGATTTAACCGCAATAAATGCTAAAGATGTATTTGACACTAGTATGCCACTACATCAATATCCTGATAAAAGAATTAGAAAGATAAGCAAAGACAATAGGCTGATCTTAAATAATTTTTATAAATACTTAAAAGGAAAAAGATACAGTGTAAGCACAATTAACACCTACACACAATTAATAGCCGATTTTATAGAATATCATAACGAGAAAGATACTGAGGCACTAACCAATCGGGATGTAGAGCTATTTATCGAAACCATTTACATAAAAAGGAATTATAGCATCAGCACACAACGTCAATTTATAAGCGCCCTAAAACTGTTTATTGTATTTTATCCTAGAATACAAATTAACGAGATAACATTAGCAAGACCAAAAAAATCTAAAAAATTGCCTGTAATATTATCCTATCAAGAAATGATACTATTATTACAAAACACAAAAAACATAAAACACCGTATAATCCTAGCCATTTTATATTCGGGAGGATTGAGGATAAGCGAACTAATAAATTTAAAAATAGAACACTTACACATCCAAAGACATCAAATATTAATCAAAGACGCCAAAGGACGCAAGGATCGATTTGTGAGTATAGCAAAAAGCATACTCCCGTTATTAGAAAACTACTTGGTGACCTATAAACCAAAACTCTATTTAATAGAAGGTCCAAAAAGAGGAAAATACACAGCTAGCAGTGTTCGTAAATTTTTACACAAATCAAGCAAACTTGCCAAAATCAACTACATTGTAACACCTCACACATTAAGACACAGCTATGCCACACACTTACTAGAGCAAGGTGTAGGTTTACGCCATATACAAGAATTATTAGGACATAGCAGACCCGAAACTACCATGATCTACACTCATGTAGCCAGAAAAGATTTATTAGATATAAAAAGCCCGTTAGATAATGCTGTAGAATTATTAAGGAAAAACCAAAATCAGGAACAAAAGTTCCACATATCCCGTAATAATTAG
- a CDS encoding helix-turn-helix domain-containing protein, protein MTLGQKIKELRERNQMLQRELASKLEVGDGYLSKIERDQKIIKREHLKTLSSIFKYPLRELEALWIATKIYDIVKYEETGLEALRVAEEQINYNKTYAKI, encoded by the coding sequence ATGACATTAGGACAAAAAATTAAAGAATTAAGGGAACGCAATCAAATGCTTCAAAGAGAATTAGCTTCGAAACTTGAAGTTGGAGATGGATATTTGAGTAAAATTGAACGTGACCAGAAAATTATTAAAAGAGAACATTTAAAGACATTGAGTAGTATTTTTAAATATCCTTTAAGAGAACTTGAAGCACTTTGGATTGCAACAAAAATCTATGACATTGTTAAATATGAAGAAACAGGACTAGAAGCTTTACGTGTTGCAGAAGAACAAATAAATTATAATAAGACATATGCCAAAATATAA
- a CDS encoding restriction endonuclease translates to MPKYNRTIEELEKQAALWWPEKLKEKNALANVLPLLLETQDDFLNIISLSKKEPLQVFELIKVAKFPGNLFLKHLVVLSDYGGEPIQRLGRSFTDIFPKDKEENYFFDFVWKAKKYKYIFETFPIKGLSNKKFGIDGDSLSTERELDSMTKDLIAILLFASTSDLAEQGGLDSCEIGTLLGNEVELKNFVKQRYILVSRITGGATANSLGQLAQSEIVDFLNNDLGKGYEITSNGTIHLSGYDKKGGMPFDIVVSKRKKLVGIEVSFQVTTNSTIERKAGQAADRFNLMHNDGYKIGYVLDGAGNFQRSSALSTICTHSDCTVAYTQVEFKVLSNWIKKELK, encoded by the coding sequence ATGCCAAAATATAATAGAACAATTGAAGAGCTTGAAAAACAAGCAGCCTTATGGTGGCCAGAAAAATTGAAAGAAAAAAATGCTTTGGCAAATGTTCTACCATTATTGTTAGAAACACAAGACGATTTCCTTAATATTATTAGCTTAAGCAAAAAGGAGCCTCTTCAGGTATTTGAACTTATCAAAGTTGCTAAATTTCCAGGTAACTTATTTTTAAAACATCTGGTAGTATTATCTGATTATGGTGGAGAACCAATCCAAAGGTTAGGTAGGTCTTTTACTGATATTTTCCCAAAGGATAAAGAAGAGAACTACTTCTTTGATTTTGTTTGGAAAGCAAAGAAATACAAATACATATTTGAAACTTTCCCTATTAAAGGTCTGAGTAACAAAAAATTCGGAATTGATGGAGATTCGCTTTCTACAGAAAGAGAACTAGACTCAATGACCAAAGATTTAATCGCAATACTTCTTTTTGCTTCAACCTCTGATCTTGCAGAACAAGGTGGTCTTGACAGTTGTGAAATTGGAACGTTGCTTGGTAATGAAGTCGAATTAAAAAACTTCGTAAAACAAAGATATATTCTTGTAAGTAGAATAACAGGTGGAGCGACAGCAAACAGTCTAGGTCAACTTGCACAATCCGAAATTGTTGATTTCCTAAATAACGATTTAGGAAAAGGTTATGAAATTACAAGTAATGGAACAATTCACCTTTCTGGATATGATAAAAAAGGAGGAATGCCATTTGACATTGTCGTATCAAAAAGAAAAAAGCTAGTTGGAATTGAAGTTAGTTTTCAAGTAACAACTAATAGCACAATTGAAAGGAAAGCAGGTCAAGCAGCAGACCGCTTTAACTTAATGCATAACGATGGATATAAAATCGGATATGTTTTAGACGGAGCAGGAAACTTCCAACGTTCTTCTGCCTTATCTACTATTTGTACTCATAGCGATTGTACTGTTGCATATACTCAAGTAGAGTTTAAAGTTTTATCAAATTGGATTAAAAAAGAACTAAAATGA
- a CDS encoding DNA cytosine methyltransferase: MIKFIDLFAGTGGIRLGFEQACKKHEIETECVYSSEIDKNACKSYELNFGHNPYSDITKVETLPNFDFMLAGFPCQSFSYAGKQRGFGDTRGTLFFDVERLLKKYKPKGFILENVRGLTTHDKGRTFKTIINSLEAIGYNVEYRLMNTSNFNVPQNRVRIYIVGVLEQPFQIKLNSDTGAVDSHNFKARNGQQSLFETIVSNKVISDLLEPNPHKKYYCSKEFTKQLKSVIGKDLSKLNGYRLIDTRNGNSLHSWELGIKGKCNKDEINFMNLLIANRRKKIFGTHQDGKALTQEQIKTFYKKDNFKEVTELLLDKGYLSNYDNKYNPVCGNMSFEVFKFLDPNSISITLTASDTNRLGIVQNGKARRLTTRECARLQGFPESYKLLENDNAVYKQMGNAVSVPVIEALTNDLLENNKGILERKANAKSHTLLQFAEATTQTKIAKEYAFANASKFMEKKKPAPNNV, translated from the coding sequence ATGATAAAATTTATAGATTTATTCGCAGGAACTGGAGGAATTAGACTTGGTTTTGAACAAGCTTGTAAAAAACACGAAATTGAAACAGAATGCGTTTATTCGTCTGAAATAGACAAAAACGCTTGTAAATCTTACGAGTTGAATTTTGGACACAATCCATATTCTGATATAACAAAAGTAGAAACTCTACCTAATTTTGATTTTATGCTTGCTGGTTTTCCTTGTCAATCATTTTCTTATGCAGGAAAACAAAGAGGATTTGGAGACACAAGAGGAACTCTATTCTTTGACGTTGAAAGACTTTTAAAAAAGTATAAGCCCAAAGGTTTCATACTTGAAAATGTTAGAGGACTTACAACGCACGATAAAGGAAGAACTTTTAAAACTATAATCAATTCTTTAGAAGCTATTGGTTATAACGTTGAGTATCGATTAATGAATACTAGTAATTTTAACGTACCTCAAAACAGAGTAAGAATATATATTGTTGGAGTTTTAGAACAACCTTTTCAAATAAAACTTAATTCAGACACAGGTGCTGTTGATTCTCATAATTTCAAAGCTAGAAATGGTCAGCAAAGCCTATTTGAAACTATTGTGAGTAACAAAGTTATTTCAGATTTATTAGAACCAAATCCACATAAAAAATATTATTGTTCGAAAGAATTTACTAAACAATTAAAATCTGTTATTGGTAAAGATTTGTCTAAATTAAATGGATACAGACTAATAGATACAAGAAATGGAAATTCATTACATTCTTGGGAACTTGGAATAAAAGGAAAATGTAATAAAGACGAAATAAATTTTATGAACCTTCTTATTGCGAATAGAAGAAAAAAAATATTTGGAACTCATCAAGATGGTAAAGCGTTAACACAAGAACAAATTAAAACCTTTTATAAAAAAGATAATTTCAAAGAAGTAACAGAATTATTACTTGATAAAGGCTACTTAAGTAATTATGACAATAAATATAATCCTGTTTGTGGAAATATGTCATTTGAAGTTTTTAAATTCCTTGACCCAAATAGTATTTCCATAACTCTAACGGCTTCAGATACTAATCGTTTAGGAATAGTTCAAAATGGAAAGGCTAGAAGATTAACTACAAGAGAATGTGCAAGACTTCAAGGTTTTCCTGAATCTTATAAGCTTTTAGAAAATGACAATGCTGTATACAAACAAATGGGAAATGCAGTTAGTGTTCCAGTAATTGAAGCTTTGACAAATGATTTGTTAGAGAATAATAAAGGAATATTAGAAAGAAAAGCCAACGCTAAAAGCCATACACTTTTACAATTCGCTGAAGCCACCACACAAACCAAAATTGCAAAAGAGTATGCCTTTGCCAACGCTAGCAAGTTTATGGAGAAAAAAAAGCCAGCACCTAACAATGTATAA